One Gossypium hirsutum isolate 1008001.06 chromosome A11, Gossypium_hirsutum_v2.1, whole genome shotgun sequence genomic window carries:
- the LOC121210120 gene encoding uncharacterized protein — MSFTPPPPPVFVGENYNIWAVKMRTYLQAHDLWNVVLNDTEPPPLRANPTIAQIRQHNEDCAKKYKAMSCLQSGVSDVIFTRIMACDTPKQAWDKLKEEFQGSDKTRQQQLINMRRDFENLKMKDSETIKQYADRIMATVNNIRLLGKEFSDQRVVEKVITTLPEKYEAKISSLKDSRDLSTIPLTELINALYAQEQRRANRQEDHYEGTF, encoded by the coding sequence ATGAGTTTTACACCACCTCCTCCACCTGTCTTTGTTGGAGAAAATTACAACATTTGGGCAGTAAAAATGAGAACATATCTGCAGGCACATGACCTGTGGAATGTTGTTCTCAATGACACTGAGCCACCACCACTAAGAGCTAACCCGACTATAGCCCAGATCAGGCAGCACAATGAAGATTGTGCCAAGAAGTATAAGGCTATGTCGTGCCTTCAAAGTGGAGTTTCTGATGTTATTTTCACAAGAATAATGGCTTGTGACACTCCAAAGCAGGCCTGGGACAAACTCAAGGAGGAGTTTCAGGGGTCTGACAAGACCAGGCAACAGCAGCTGATCAACATGAGAAGAGATTTTGAAAATCTCAAAATGAAGGACTCAGAAACCATCAAGCAGTATGCTGACAGAATCATGGCTACTGTCAACAACATAAGGCTGCTTGGGAAAGAATTCAGTGACCAAAGAGTGGTTGAGAAGGTCATAACAACCTTGCCAGAGAAGTATGAGGCAAAAATTTCTTCTCTGAAAGACTCAAGGGACTTGTCAACAATCCCTTTGACAGAGCTTATAAATGCTCTTTATGCTCAAGAGCAGAGAAGGGCAAATAGGCAGGAGGACCACTATGAAGGAACTTTTTAG
- the LOC107935749 gene encoding putative disease resistance protein RGA1, giving the protein MAEAIAFDIAGGLASKLSSLALSQIGLWWNFKDDIEDLKNTISTIKGVLLDAEEQSMTSNLVKNWLEKLKDALYDADDLLDDFSTEALRKDLLSGNKLTKEVRLFFSSSNQFVYGLKMGRQIKAIKARLTSIGSEAKMFNLVERDSLVEPSFMSKKRQRTHSFMHKDEIIGREDDKAALPKLMLGFQSEENVCIIPIVGFGGLGKTALAQFVYEIVKDHFEMRIWWEQWVSLKKLLMGGAKGSRIIVTTRSLRVAKITSKCQPHVLKGLSDDDAWSLFKEIAFEQRSTDSTSLEFVEIGKQILERCGGVPLVIRTIAGKLSFKNSKNDWLSFKDNELARISQNGGEILPTLKLSYDHLPYHLKHCFAYCRLYPKDHKIDVRTLVQFWIAQGFVKQSSPSQSLEEIGLGYFKDLVERSFFQEVEDDETWFTTCKMHDLMHDLAELVAGTESSFIDSNSSASELNNLNLNIVPRSIHKLKHLRYLDLSDNPNIKILPKSICNMQNLQALKLDWCVGLEELPKKIAKLVNLSHIGCVHCYGLTHMPRGIGKLTSLEMLSRFVVDKDGSQGGADLSELSGLINLKGELIISNLGFVKNAKEMFRAANLKEKQHLEAFVLEWGDDNNDDDKSLEVLQPHPNLKMLKVGGWRGNAKFPSWLSLLTKLVDITIWGPSNFKHLPSFAQLPCLQQLKISNLTELQCMEDHGPNGRHGDTESFFPSLKVLRLWNCPNMKSWWRTTQQL; this is encoded by the exons ATGGCCGAAGCAATTGCTTTTGACATCGCCGGAGGGCTCGCTAGTAAGTTGAGCTCCCTTGCTCTCTCTCAAATTGGACTATGGTGGAATTTCAAAGATGACATTGAGGACCTCAAAAACACCATCTCCACAATCAAAGGTGTCCTTCTTGATGCCGAAGAACAATCCATGACCAGCAACCTCGTCAAAAATTGGCTTGAAAAGCTGAAAGATGCACTTTATGATGCTGATGACTTGCTCGATGATTTCTCTACCGAAGCTTTGCGAAAAGATCTACTCAGTGGGAACAAGCTGACGAAAGAGGTACGCCttttcttttcaagctcaaaCCAGTTTGTTTATGGTCTCAAAATGGGCCGTCAAATTAAGGCCATTAAGGCCAGGTTAACTTCCATTGGAAGTGAGGCCAAGATGTTCAACTTGGTAGAGCGTGATAGTCTCGTGGAACCCTCTTTCATGTCTAAAAAGAGGCAGCGAACACACTCTTTTATGCATAAAGATGAAATAATAGGGAGGGAAGATGATAAAGCAGCTCTTCCAAAACTCATGCTAGGGTTTCAAAGTGAAGAGAATGTTTGTATCATTCCAATTGTGGGGTTTGGAGGGTTAGGGAAGACTGCGCTGGCACAATTTGTTTATGAAATAGTCAAAGATCATTTTGAGATGAGGATATGG TGGGAACAATGGGTTAGCTTAAAGAAGTTATTGATGGGTGGGGCTAAAGGGAGTAGGATAATAGTAACTACTCGCTCTTTAAGGGTAGCAAAGATTACTAGTAAATGTCAACCCCATGTTTTAAAAGGTTTGTCTGATGATGATGCTTGGTCTTTGTTTAAAGAGATAGCATTTGAGCAAAGGTCTACAGATTCAACAAGTTTAGAGTTTGTGGAAATAGGAAAGCAGATTTTGGAAAGGTGTGGTGGAGTTCCCTTAGTCATAAGGACGATAGCTGGTAAATTATctttcaaaaattctaaaaatgatTGGCTTTCTTTTAAAGATAATGAACTTGCTAGAATATCTCAGAACGGAGGTGAAATTCTACCTACACTTAAGTTGAGTTATGATCATCTCCCATATCATTTGAAGCATTGTTTTGCTTATTGTCGATTGTATCCAAAAGATCATAAAATTGACGTACGAACACTTGTTCAATTTTGGATTGCACAAGGTTTTGTAAAGCAGTCAAGTCCAAGTCAATCTCTTGAAGAGATTGGGTTGGGGTATTTTAAAGATTTAGTTGAAAGAAGTTTCTTTCAAGAGGTAGAAGATGATGAAACCTGGTTTACAACATGTAAAATGCATGATTTAATGCATGATCTAGCTGAATTAGTAGCAGGGACAGAGAGTAGTTTTATAGATTCAAATTCAAGTGCAAGTGAG TTGAATAATTTAAATCTTAATATAGTTCCACGTTCCATTCATAAATTGAAACATTTGAGGTATTTAGATCTTTCCGACAATCCCAATATTAAGATCCTCCCAAAGAGTATTTGCAATATGCAAAATTTGCAAGCTCTGAAACTTGATTGGTGTGTTGGGCTTGAAGAATTGCCAAAGAAGATTGCAAAATTGGTGAATCTTTCCCATATAGGGTGTGTACATTGTTATGGCTTAACTCATATGCCGCGTGGAATAGGGAAGTTGACTTCCCTTGAGATGTTAAGCAGGTTTGTAGTGGATAAAGATGGCTCCCAGGGTGGAGCAGATCTAAGTGAATTGAGTGGGCTTATCAACTTAAAGGGAGAGCTAATAATAAGTAATTTGGGATTTGTGAAAAATGCAAAAGAGATGTTTAGGGCTGCTAATTTAAAAGAGAAGCAACATTTGGAAGCATTTGTTTTAGAATGGGGCGATGACAACAATGATGATGACAAGTCACTTGAAGTCCTCCAGCCCCATCCAAATCTGAAGATGTTGAAGGTGGGCGGGTGGAGGGGTAATGCCAAGTTTCCAAGTTGGCTTTCTTTGCTTACAAAACTCGTTGATATTACCATATGGGGTCCGAGTAATTTCAAACACCTCCCATCCTTTGCTCAATTGCCTTGTCTTCAACAGCTGAAGATATCTAATTTAACTGAGCTCCAGTGCATGGAAGATCATGGCCCCAATGGAAGACATGGAGACACAGAATCATTCTTTCCGTCGCTTAAAGTTCTTCGTCTCTGGAACTGCCCGAATATGAAGAGTTGGTGGAGGACGACACAACAGTTATAA